Proteins from a genomic interval of Candidatus Cloacimonadaceae bacterium:
- a CDS encoding ATP-binding protein: MDKDKDFCRPEPETTLFAHEEYGEAFEHVLKLLKETKESNLRANQAKSAFLANISHEIRTPMNAIMGFAQMLKQSGLNDTQKDHVEVILDCGAKLLCFINDLLELSNLELGKVEINSLPCDPVKLLSQVWDEHLPRIKTKKLKGELILPQDLPQILLDRRMFRRVLNSILENAVKFTESGFISMNCSVFEDTDQCVKLLVSISDTGIGIAEESVHGIFNLFEQADNSITRHYGGLGMGLGLSQRIVKFMGGRITVVSEPEKGSCFHVCIPVSKA, translated from the coding sequence ATGGATAAAGATAAAGACTTTTGCCGCCCCGAGCCGGAAACCACACTCTTTGCCCACGAAGAATATGGCGAAGCCTTCGAACATGTTCTCAAACTGCTCAAAGAAACCAAGGAATCCAACCTGCGCGCCAATCAGGCAAAGAGCGCTTTTCTGGCAAACATCAGCCACGAGATCCGCACCCCGATGAACGCCATTATGGGTTTTGCCCAAATGCTCAAACAAAGTGGGCTGAACGACACCCAGAAAGACCACGTGGAGGTCATTCTCGATTGCGGAGCCAAGCTTTTGTGCTTCATCAACGACTTGTTGGAGCTCTCTAATTTGGAGCTCGGCAAGGTCGAGATCAATTCCCTGCCCTGCGACCCGGTGAAACTGCTCAGCCAGGTCTGGGATGAGCATTTACCCCGCATAAAGACCAAAAAGCTGAAGGGGGAACTCATTCTTCCTCAAGACCTTCCACAGATACTGCTCGACCGGCGCATGTTCCGGCGCGTGCTGAACAGCATCCTCGAAAACGCCGTCAAATTCACTGAATCCGGCTTCATAAGCATGAATTGCAGCGTCTTCGAAGATACCGATCAATGCGTCAAATTGCTCGTCAGCATATCCGACACGGGTATCGGTATCGCTGAGGAAAGCGTGCACGGCATCTTCAATCTATTTGAACAGGCGGACAATAGTATCACCCGCCACTATGGCGGTCTTGGCATGGGCTTGGGACTCAGCCAGCGCATCGTTAAATTCATGGGCGGCAGGATCACAGTGGTAAGCGAACCTGAAAAAGGCTCCTGTTTCCACGTCTGTATCCCGGTCTCCAAAGCCTGA